The following proteins are encoded in a genomic region of ANME-2 cluster archaeon:
- a CDS encoding HD domain-containing protein: MSQENNPTSVQQRYESLLGKVTERKHAVQEFVDMLHTETTWLTSPASTKYHLNIEGGLLQHSVGVAETLLRIKDTLAPHISDESCIIVGLFHDVGKVGMPGKPYYVPEVKNGTATGKYFINTELVSMGQALRSLYLVSRYVPLSDEEAQAIAYHDGMYVPEGRSVSHREETLLLLLHWADMWTAKVLE; this comes from the coding sequence ATGTCTCAAGAAAATAACCCCACATCCGTACAGCAGCGTTATGAATCACTGCTCGGCAAAGTAACAGAAAGAAAACACGCAGTACAGGAGTTTGTGGACATGCTCCACACCGAAACCACCTGGCTGACCAGTCCGGCCAGTACAAAATATCACCTGAACATAGAAGGCGGTCTGTTACAGCACAGCGTAGGGGTGGCAGAAACACTACTTCGCATAAAAGATACTCTGGCCCCTCATATCAGTGACGAATCATGCATCATTGTTGGGCTGTTCCACGATGTGGGTAAAGTCGGTATGCCGGGCAAACCGTATTATGTCCCTGAGGTAAAGAATGGAACAGCCACGGGGAAATATTTCATCAACACGGAACTCGTCTCAATGGGTCAGGCATTGAGGAGTTTGTATCTGGTGTCAAGGTATGTGCCGCTCAGTGATGAAGAAGCCCAGGCTATAGCATACCATGATGGGATGTATGTACCTGAGGGGAGGTCTGTGTCGCACAGGGAAGAAACGCTGCTGTTGCTGTTGCACTGGGCTGATATGTGGACTGCAAAGGTGTTGGAGTAG